A stretch of the Zeugodacus cucurbitae isolate PBARC_wt_2022May chromosome 6, idZeuCucr1.2, whole genome shotgun sequence genome encodes the following:
- the LOC105217737 gene encoding GPI ethanolamine phosphate transferase 1, giving the protein MWIINAIVVHLLLLGSIFVIYFRSPIIAGLQPQEPLQLEAPAKRLVLIVTDGLRAESFFRNGCADIPNLSELMLKTNGLVGISHTRVPTESRPGHIALIAGLYEDPSAVTRGWKRNPVDFDTVFNRSSHTYAWGAADVLHIFSRMGGVQSEQRLLIDSYDHELDFSGRDKTYELDDWVFKRVRQLLARKRVELREEKQIIFFLHLLGLDTAGHVHKPGTQNFLENLHRTERGIVELYDEIEGVFPDGRTAYVLTSDHGMTNAGSHGSSDAFETETPFFLWGAGVANNVDSENVFKIGYDITRPLYAMQQAQIAPIMSALIGIAPPMNNIGVLPLQYLNASTEYKAHAAHSNALQLLSQFQALLSTHQRGLFSSYLLSYSELNESIIAQYLERTEKNMQNGLYEDAIEGSYNVMQLALKGIEYYQGYYRRPLQLSTTATFICWIIYCLQLLLGQRQVLKHFSARLTVTLKQKVCLLIVCVLLLLQRVPLVIAFYLILPFLVWLLLVQKQRISLVPLIRAMPLVQLLALVLCAELFVYSFFERKLISLSFLVYTLFINLRAFPTKNAKFYIWLVLSIVLTTFPLLPPTVGYTNTWLLLLGMFVTLLRPFVVKTHIHWHITVPAVISLINALLVSYWHAQQGGVPYISHAVSWCFLLYIFALIVFRRTAVLKQRIELLFFLLTSLYTLLCTSYESLFIVMLSSELMLTLSAQSMPLPLSHSLIDDAYTQRKKAASPQQPLAVNSPQQLQAALKLSFTILLYTLFSFFGTGNIASVSSFDPNIVRCFLSTFAPFIIMSLVILKLIIPVVLNITIIYGMSSFARTNEQAIFICLMLICDVMGLNFLFLVRNEGSWLEIGTSISHFVIMEVTTVVLVIFTYFAKLLLRLNEKLQNVE; this is encoded by the exons ATGTGGATAATCAACGCAATTGTAGTGCATTTACTATTACTTGGCtccatatttgtcatatatttcCGTTCACCAATCATAGCTGGTTTGCAGCCACAAGAGCCGTTGCAATTGGAAGCGCCTGCCAAGCGATTAGTGCTAATTGTGACTGATGGATTGCGTGCAGAATCGTTCTTTCGCAATGGCTGTGCAGATAtaccaaatttaagtgaattaatGCTAAAGACAAATGGTTTGGTTGGCATTTCACATACGCGTGTACCCACCGAATCACGTCCAGGTCACATAGCGCTCATCGCTGGTCTATATGAAGATCCATCGGCTGTAACACGCGGTTGGAAGCGCAATCCTGTCGATTTTGACACCGTCTTCAATCGCAGTAGCCACACATACGCTTGGGGCGCTGCAGATGTGCTGCATATATTTTCACGTATGGGTGGCGTACAGAGTGAGCAGCGATTACTTATTGACTCATATGACCACGAATTAGACTTCTCTGGACGTGATAAAACTTATGAATTAGATGATTGGGTGTTTAAACGTGTACGCCAGTTGCTTGCGCGCAAACGTGTGGAGCTGCGTGAGgagaaacaaataattttctttttacatcTGCTGGGCTTAGATACTGCTGGACATGTGCATAAGCCTGGCACACAAAATTTCTTAGAAAATCTGCATCGCACTGAACGCGGTATAGTGGAGTTATATGATGAAATTGAGGGTGTGTTCCCAGATGGGCGCACTGCATATGTGTTAACCTCCGATCATGGCATGACAAATGCGG gtTCTCATGGTTCCAGTGACGCTTTTGAAACTGAAACACCTTTCTTCCTTTGGGGTGCAGGTGTGGCTAACAATGTTGATtctgaaaatgtatttaaaattggcTATGACATAACACGGCCACTCTATGCCATGCAACAAGCACAAATAGCGCCAATTATGTCAGCTTTAATAGGTATCGCGCCACCAATGAATAACATTGGTGTGCTGCCGCTGCAATACTTAAATGCTTCAACGGAATATAAAGCGCACGCGGCACACAGTAATGCACTACAGCTTTTATCGCAATTTCAAGCGCTTTTGTCAACACATCAACGTGGACTCTTCTCCAGTTATCTATTAAGTTACAGTGAGCTCAATGAATcaattattgcacaatatttggAGCGTACAGAGAAGAATATGCAAAATGGTCTATACGAGGATGCCATTGAGGGCAGTTATAATGTAATGCAACTTGCCTTAAAAGGTATTGAATATTATCAAGGTTATTATCGGCGCCCCCTGCAGCTTAGCACCACTGCTACCTTCATCTGTTGGATAATTTACTGTCTGCAATTGCTGCTGGGGCAGCGGCAAGTGTTGAAACATTTTAGTGCTCGTTTAACAGTCACATTAAAACAAAAGGTGTGCTTACTAATAgtttgtgtgttgttgctattgcagcGTGTGCCGCTAGTGATAGCGTTTTATCTGATATTACCCTTCTTagtttggttgttgttggtgcagaAGCAGCGCATCTCTTTGGTGCCGCTCATACGCGCCATGCCGCTAGTACAATTGCTAGCATTAGTTTTGTGTGCCGAATTATTCGTCTACAGTTTCTTTGAGCGTAAACTTATTTCATTAAGTTTTCTCGTTTACACATTATTCATTAATTTACGCGCTTTTCCCACTAAAAatgccaaattttatatttggctGGTATTAAGCATAGTTTTGACCACATTCCCACTACTCCCGCCAACTGTTGGCTATACGAACACTTGGTTGCTGTTGCTCGGCATGTTTGTTACGTTGCTGCGCCCATTTGTTgtaaaaacacacatacactggcATATAACAGTGCCCGCAGTAATAAGCTTAATCAACGCTTTGCTTGTCAGTTACTGGCATGCGCAACAAGGCGGTGTACCCTACATATCGCATGCGGTCTCCTGGTGCTTCTTGCtgtatatttttgctttaatagTGTTTCGCAGAACAGCTGTTTTAAAGCAACGCATTGAGTTGTTGTTCTTCTTATTAACTTCACTCTACACTTTACTCTGCACCTCATATGAGTCGCTCTTCATTGTAATGCTTTCTTCCGAGCTAATGCTCACGCTCTCAGCGCAATCAATGCCATTGCCTTTGTCGCACAGTCTAATTGATGACGCCTACACGCAACGTAAGAAAGCTGCTTCGCCACAACAGCCACTAGCAGTCAACTCACCACAGCAGCTGCAAGCAGCGCTCAAGTTGTCCTTCACCATTTTACTCTACACACTCTTCTCCTTCTTTGGCACCGGCAATATCGCTTCGGTCAGCTCCTTCGATCCCAATATTGTACGCTGTTTTCTGAGCACTTTCGCGCCGTTCATCATTATGTCGCTGGTCATATTGAAATTAATCATTCCAGTTGTTTTAAATATCACCATTATTTATGGCATGTCATCGTTTGCGCGCACCAACGAGCAGGCAATCTTCATTTGTTTAATGCTAATCTGTGATGTGATGGGCTTGAATTTCCTGTTTTTGGTTAGAAATGAAGGTTCGTGGCTGGAAATTGGTACATCGATTTCGCACTTTGTCATTATGGAGGTGACCACAGTGGTGTTGGTGATCTTCACATATTTTGCTAAATTGTTGTTGCGTCTGAATGAAAAGCTGCAGAATGTGGAGTAG